The DNA region ATAAGTGGATGCACTCCAAATAAGCCAACTCATTGTCTGTTATATCAACACAGAGCGAGAAAAACAATCCCGCATATCGCCTGTAGATTATTTTGTAGGTCCGGAACTGAAGGGAGAAAAAACCATGGACAATGCATTACTATCTGTGTAGTGTAGTTTGATAAGATATTTACACTAGTTAGAAACTAAACcaatatcttcaaaaaaaaaaaaaaaaaaaaaaaaaagaaactaaaccAACAAATTTTGAGATTACAAATACAGAAACAAGGATGACTTAACAACAGTTAATTTGGACATGTTTAACCAGATTTATTAAGATAGATTTGCTTTACCTCTGCAAGATGAACTGGCTTAAATAGGTAAACCCAATTAATAAACGGAACATATTCAAATGAAACCAGAAACAACTCCTGCTTATATACTTCCTCAAGTTTATGCTACCATACTTTAGAGGATGAGCAGAATATGTTTACACTCAATTCTTCCATCTGTTGCAGTCCCAACCAACCAAAAAATGCAAATTGATTTCACtaacacctctctctctctctctctctctctctctatctcctATGCAAAATTCACTTTATGCCAAATTCTTCACTCTCATTTACTTTTCACCAACAAAGCCGACCAAAGCAATGCTGTTTGAAATGCACCTCAAGAGCAACATGTTCAGCTTATGCATCTTTCTCAGTACAGATAATACAATCGGACTTTACCCTAAGATGAGCTAACACTTGTGTATACCATTAAATTTTAAAGGAGAAAAGGTGCAAGTATAGTGATTCAACAATGGAGTAGAATATATGTCAAGTAATAGGAACATGAAACAAAGAATTTTGCACACACACCTCGACGAAGTTGGTGAATTTGGGATCTCTGTTCACAACCAATCTGTGAACCTATACAAATCGATCGTGTAAGCAAAACCTAAACCGTCAGGCTTAACACTAGAAACATGACGAAATTGAGTTCAACTAAGGGATCAAGGTAAACGAAGTACCTCGTATTCGACTTTGTGCTTCTCGGATTCCTCCAGAGGAATGTAATACTTGGCCAATCGAGTCTTACCTTGCCGGTTCTGGAGCAGTATGAATCGGATCTAACCAtttaaatacacaaaattaGAACTATAACCACTTTGCCTGAAGAGAAAATCGTAGAATTTTCAAATGGAAATGCTTGAAATTACCATTTTCAGAGTATAAACTGGCACAAAACAAGTGATTGAGTTGATTCAAGCTCGCGCTAAAAGGAAGTCAGAAGATTtttcctcctccgccgccggGAGAGGAGGGCGGTGGCTGGAGATTCGGGTCCGACTGCGACGAGAAGTCAGAGTTCAGAGTCGACGATCGAGACTCGCGTAAAAACTCTTACACGTCAATGCTGAATTTCAggttttcatcttctttttatttccattttaactacaaaattttatttttgtaatttataccaatttttattttttaattgtaatgTAATCCTTCCCCAATTTTGACTAAAATTGATTTTGTTACATTTTCTAATTATCTTATcccacattatttttttaaaaattataaatgaagtGATCGAGTGATGAATCATGATTATTGTACAAGAAGATTAAGAGTCTATTTTTTGACTTATGAGAAAATTGGCGAAGGacaacaaagaataaaacaacTAAGATTGTTAACTCAAACTTAGGGGTGTGCATTTGGTTTAAAAAGTTTGTCACCTACGATCTTCAAAAATCTGCTCTGAAAAGCTCAATAATGTGTAGTTCAAGGCAAAACAATATATACTTCGAAGGCAAAACAATGTGTTCTGAAAGGCTCAACAATGTGTACTCTAGTGCAAAACAATTTGCACTTTGAATGCACAACAATATGCTTTGGAAGGTCAATAATGTGCATTGGAAGACACATTAGTGTGCTCTGAAAGGCACATCAATGTGCTCTAGAACGCACAATATTGCGCTCTGATGGGTACAAACATTGTGCAAGGCAGTTCCTTTGTTAAGCTAGAATTACAAGGCGGTCACTGCACATTCGGGTAGTGATGGTTGACTTTTTGTGTAAAGCAAAGCCCTTAAGggaattgaatttgaaattttgtggCTACTAAGCCAACTATCTAATCAACTTATTAGTTGGGATTGCCTTGGTTGATCAGAAATAGACCAAATTCGCACCAATGCCAAACCACCTAGCAGCCTAGCAAGTATGAGTTTGAGGAATATATATAGTCTCTTTTAAGCTTCTTGTTACTAATAATGATCTAAACTAGTTACCTTTCAAGATGTTGTTTCTGGTCAAAATAAAGATAAATGGATGGCAGGTATAGTTGAGGAGATGGAGTCTTTACACCAAAATCATACTTGGAAGCTAATTCAGCTTCGTCAAGGCAAGAAGGCTATACGGTGCAAGTGGATCAATAGGAAGAAGCCATCAGTATCAGAAAAAGAAGGGGAAAGATTCAAGGCTCTGTTAGTAGCGAAGGGGTTTTCTCAACAAAAGGGGATAGATTATGATTAGGTTTTCTCTCTTGTTGTTAGACATATATTTCTATCATGTTATTACCTGCTTTGGTAGCTATTTGAGATTTACATTTGGAGCATATTGATGTGAAGGTTGCTTTTCTGCATGGTAATCTAGATAGATGAACAAATTTTTATGAAACAATCTAAAGGGTTTGTTAAACTCGAAGCTGAACATCTGGTTTGTAGGCTCAAGAGGTCATTGTATGGGCTGAAACAGGCGGTTTGATTCTTACATGAATCAAATTGACTATACACGTTGTGAGTATGATTCCGTCTATGTTAAGAGCCTTAGTAATGacattgttattttatttttctgttactGTATGTGGATGATATGTTGATTGTTGCTAGCTAAGagtataaattatattcttgtatTGATTGAAGCTTTGTTCAGTCttaaatttgatatgaaaaACTTAGTAGTTGCACAAAAAATTATTGGCATGAAAATTCACAGGGATATGGGTGCAAGGAAATTGTAACTAACTCAACATAGTTACATTAAGAAGGTCTTTTGACAAGTTTGGGATGTGCAAGTCTAAATTGGTTAGCAATCTTTTGGTTAATCATTTTAAGAAATATGGCCAGTGCGCGCAATTATTAGCTGTTAAATGTATGCAACCTGGTTTTGGCTTAATCTATGCGATTTTCTTACCAAAGTACCAAACATCTTCTAGGTGAAGCCGAACATTGAAGTAGATGTAAATTTAACTCAACAGGATTACAACAAAGTATAATAGGCGAATGTAATTTgagtaatatataaatataatacacaatttacagaTAAAAATGCATACACAAATCAAACCATTAAcacacaaattatattaaacataCATATGAAGAACGAGAAAGCAGATTGGATGATTGATGAAATCATGGGATCGATGATGACGCCAGTAGTCATTATTCcagcactatatatatatatatatatatatatatatatatacacgtacacCCAGTTCAGCTACTTTGCAGCGGCACCGGAGCTAACATGCTGCGaggacgacgacgacgacgaggACTTGTTGAAGAAGTCGATGCAATCCGCGACGGCTTCGCTGTAGTGCGAGTTGgaggagtaataataatagttacaAGACGAGGAGCTGCACGAAGTCTTCGGCGGCTCCGCCATTTCACACGATGATGACCTCCTCCGCGTCGTCTGTCCCGAACCAGCAGAAGAAGAAGGCATGGAGAAGACGAACCTCATCACGATTCTCCGAAACCGATCAAACAGCTTCATGCTCGAAAAATAAttcatcttattattattattactaacaTTATtaccattcttcttcttcttcttgctctTCTCCTTCGTCTGAATATTAATCCGAGGAAATCTGTCTGCCGCAGGCGGCGTTGTGCGGGACTGAGATTGCAGACACAGACGATGAGGCTGAGGCTTGTGATTATCGTACATTCTGTCCAGGACTTGCAGAACTGTCTCGGGGAGATTTAGCGCGATCATGTCGTCTTAAGTTGTTTGTttgttggtggtggtgatggagaTTTGGGGGATGGATAGATGGAGAGTGGAGTATTTATTGTGGTCCGTTTGGGAgccattgttataccatggaccagtgtttattatatttcattgtgAATCatgatataaaattttgtatcttcagttaacagtttatttaaatgtaaataaataacgtTGACACTAACTAGCTATAAGTATAGAAATTGTCCAACAGATACAAaatatgaatgttatttttgaattagGGTCTATAGTGACAGATAGACactggtccacggtataatttgcggtTTGGGAGGTGAGGTGCGGCGGGGTGCAGGGAGGAGAGACGACAGGTAGGGGATATATGGGATgagaacatatatatttaatttggtaaAGGAATTGAAGATGATAGATGTCTCAGCTCAGGCATGTGATCAAATCATTTGCATGGGGCTTCTCCTGTCCACGCCACACTACAAATTAGCTTAGCTAGCCTATTAAGGTCCACATAAGGATCATTACGAGGAACCTAATATTTTGCTTATGATAATAAGCACCTACAATTCTAAAAGATAGCTAGCCTCCGTGCTTGATTATTAACAGACAAACTTTTAGAAGTCCCTAGCTAGCTATACGAGACTTCCGCCGAGAACACCCGACCTTCCGTGgttatatccaacaatattaaTACACatcaaatgtaaatttataatttaaccaGGATCAAATTTGGGAATTTATTTCTTTGGTCAAACAAGTTTTAACTTTGAGTCTTGTAAATAaacaatacattttattttattttgaaaataaaagttaattttaaattaatgaaaACCCCAACATGCTTAATCAATACCCAAACTTCCAACAATATATATTGTAAGCTTGTAGCCCATGATTGAGACTGAGTTTGAAAAGCAAGAACTTAAACTAAACATAGTTTGTGGGCTACTTTGTTCCCTAACATATCGCTCATCAATGAGTGCACAGTGTGCGCGGGgcctataaataataaacaaaacatgcttattataaatttttgtttatcaaTAATAGTGAGAagaattttctattttaaagctgGTTTCTAGAATGCTGATGTTCTCACTGGGCCCAACTAATGATTTTGTCCTAATGGGCGATGCTATAGGCCCAACAAATCTCTAACTCGGCTGTCAAACCCAAGCCCAAGGATTCATAAAATTGGACCAAGATTTATTAGGCAATTTATTCTATGGACTCGAGTCCGCCTTACAGGGTAAATATGAGTCCGgaatatggcaaattattgtgtgaaccatgaccCACATacctgtgtggaccatgaatacaatatacatttttaatatattaaaagtacattatttgtatactgaatatacattagttgataatatataaaacattatgTACTtccaaataatgtactttaggtatacaaataatgtacttttagtatattaaaaatgcactttgtatttatggttcacacaaatgtgtggaccatggtccatagaataatgattgccaaaatatacaatttatatactgaatgatCAGAATTTATGAATGATCATAATTTAAACTATGatcattcagtatgtaaattgtgatggtgGGCTCGAGTCCATTGTATAACTATTAGATTTGAAGtgtataataaaattaaaatacactcATATAAAATTCgataaaatataaacattttatttgaatacacaacagaatcttaattaattacaacAAGATCACATAGAGATTAGCTGGCTGACAAAAGCTGGAAGTTTCTTATGAAACCTGCTGCAgttcattttctgaattattttactaattacAACGCTTATAGTAGCTGCTATTTTATTCAGTGTCCTCACTGTATAATACTTTACTACATCGAGGGAGAGAGCCAAGACGGAGCCTCAactcaaacacacaaaaatttgaCTAATAACTTAAATTAATCACTGCTAGCTAGCTAGAGCTTATTGGAGAGAATTAAGGAATCATTGTAAATCTCTCTATGTACTATTGCACATGACATAAATGAGATTGGACAATTAAAGTACATTcaataaataatacggagtagaaTAAAATATAGTTTTTCAAgtttagtacaaaataataacACTTGTAGTCGGTAGACCTTAGTTTTTGGTCGGGAGATGTGCTAGTCATCTCAAATAACTTGAAGAGAACCCTAGAATCTCAAGATTGATGATTAATTAGCTTTCTGAAGGATTAATCTCAATTTGATTGGTTGAGAGATGTGTGTTGGTAAGTCAAATAAGCATGTAAATTAGCCTTGCAGCCTGAAAATAtagattgttaatttgttatagtTGCTTGAGAATAAAGTAGATACTCGACCCTAACAACTAAGTTGAGAATATATTACGTTAGCCTACTTgcaatgtattattatgatatagACAACTTAGACCTTGTACAAATAATACTTTAGACCTAGCTACATATTGGATTATGTGCTCTCTTTATCTCATttcacatatttaatttgtacctGTAGAAAATGCCCGTTTATACTAGCACACACTTTTTTCAATTACCTTGTACGCAACTTTACAATACTATACatataccatacttatactgGGATTAATAATAAGGTCACATAGGGTAACTCCTGTCAAGTTGGTCTTCATACTATTAGCTAAGCTTAATAACCACAAGGTTCTAAGTTTAATTAACTCCCAATGTGAGTAGCCTATAacgtattattatttttgatcgtTTGAGCTGGTTAGCTATGGACAATTTAAAtaggcttattattattattattattatatgatgcaTGCAGGGAAATTAAAGCATGGTTACAAAAGATCCGAGTTTGGTCAAAAATCAGCTTACACTCTCTTTTCCTCTAGAGAGTGAAGACATATCATTGCGATGGTCCCAATTTACTACGGATAGATAACCCACATGCAACTTTCAATACATGCATGCACCAACTCATCAAAACAATAATTcgaattgatatatatatatatatatatatatatatatatatatatatatatatataatcactaTGATCACTCATCATGATTCAGATAAATATAAGCaatgaaaaaaatacttaatgtaaattaaattatttttactaactcaaataattctttaaacttaggttattatcatcatcatcatcatgagattaatataattacactgTCCTTAAATTGTGGTCCGATCCTTTGACTCCTTTCTCATTCCCTTCAGAAATTTCCACAGCAAAAAGCTTTCCTTTGATCATGACCCATCCACATCCCGCTCGATAAAGCAAcgaaagtgtatatatatatatatttctttaattacaatactgatattaaattttatatttgttaacattatttattataaataattctaacAGTATTACAAAAATGAAACTCTTCACCACTAcactataaaaaataatattacttcTCAGT from Ipomoea triloba cultivar NCNSP0323 chromosome 6, ASM357664v1 includes:
- the LOC116021849 gene encoding AP-2 complex subunit sigma-like codes for the protein MIRFILLQNRQGKTRLAKYYIPLEESEKHKVEYEVHRLVVNRDPKFTNFVEFRTYKIIYRRYAGLFFSLCVDITDNELAYLECIHLFVEILDHFFSNVCELDLVFNFHKVYLILDEFILAGELQETSKKAIIERMGELEKQE